Proteins from a single region of Starkeya sp. ORNL1:
- a CDS encoding sugar phosphate isomerase/epimerase family protein produces MKQRIGVDLNRRIGLEPGLDWAIRNNVRYLNICLDPDPELFDAGNPRLAEAGRRLRDNGITLGLHTLSAVNVAENSRFLSEAMDEYLIAYLRSARAIGAGWVIMHGGYHFTADKQERMEVAVARLDRMCRIAEDEGVTILLENMNPEPADAEVKYLVHDVEEAKFYFANLTSPILRWAFTSNHAHMLDYGIQGFLDQMQAAGIGADRIGEIRLADNRGVIEEHLYPGTGNLDFVGLFTTMEARGYRGHYMQDYTTIEDMLSGRDVVVEMIEPALERA; encoded by the coding sequence ATGAAGCAACGCATCGGGGTCGATCTCAACCGGCGCATCGGGCTGGAGCCGGGGCTCGACTGGGCCATCCGCAATAATGTGCGTTATCTGAATATCTGCCTCGATCCCGATCCGGAGCTGTTCGATGCCGGCAATCCGCGCCTCGCCGAGGCGGGCCGGCGGCTGCGCGACAACGGCATCACGCTCGGCCTGCATACGCTCTCCGCGGTGAATGTCGCGGAGAACAGCCGCTTTTTGTCGGAGGCGATGGATGAGTATCTCATCGCCTACCTCCGTTCGGCCCGCGCCATCGGGGCGGGCTGGGTCATCATGCATGGCGGCTACCACTTCACCGCCGACAAGCAGGAGCGGATGGAGGTTGCCGTCGCGCGCCTCGATCGCATGTGCCGGATTGCCGAGGATGAGGGCGTCACCATCCTCCTGGAGAACATGAACCCGGAGCCGGCGGACGCCGAGGTGAAGTACCTGGTCCATGATGTCGAGGAGGCGAAGTTCTATTTCGCCAATCTCACCTCGCCGATCCTGCGCTGGGCCTTCACCTCAAACCACGCGCATATGCTGGACTACGGCATCCAGGGTTTCCTCGACCAGATGCAGGCGGCCGGTATCGGCGCCGACCGCATCGGCGAGATCCGGCTCGCCGACAATCGCGGCGTGATCGAGGAGCATCTCTATCCCGGCACCGGGAACCTCGATTTCGTCGGCCTCTTCACGACGATGGAAGCCCGCGGCTATCGCGGCCACTACATGCAGGACTACACCACGATCGAGGACATGCTGTCCGGCCGTGATGTGGTCGTCGAGATGATCGAGCCCGCTCTGGAGCGGGCGTAG